One Mycoplasmopsis bovigenitalium genomic window, CTTGATTATAAGCTTCTACTATGGCATAATTTTCTTTCGATTCTTTTACTTTTTGCTCTGTTTCTGAATTGATTTCGCCAATTCTTTTTTCTTGGATGGCAAAATTAGTTTTAGTGTAATTTAACATTTCAAGATAATCTTGTTTTGTTAAAGGAACTAAAAAAGTATCAATTAGTTTTTTGCGTAAAATTTCTAGATTGTTTTTATTATCAGCACCATTAATTTCTTTTTTTAATTTAAGAATATCATTTGCTTTCTCAAGACTAATTGACTTATAGTGTTTTTCGATAAGATTTATTCTTTGAAGCAAAATGGCTTTCAGATTGTTTAATTCAATTTTTTGTGAATCCGAGTTATTGCCCCCACCATTCTGACCACTAGAACCTTTAGATGGGTTAGTTTCAATACCATCATCGGGTTGTTTGGGTTTTTCAGGGTTCTTAATATCATTAGTTGTTTTAGAACAAGATATTGAAACTACACTAACACTAAATATACTTGATATTGATAAAAATTTATTTAACTTCATATGACCTCTTTACGTAATTGTTCTATTATACTTTTAAAATTATTTAATTAAATAAATAATGAATATTTTACCAATTCATTCAAAATCAAATTGGAAAAATAAAAAACCTATGCGGTTTTATATCTTAGATTATTATTGGTTAAATTAGATGGCTTCTGATTCTGCAGCAACATCTTCTTCATCATCTTCATTATTTCCAATTAATTTATTGATTTTTTCAATTGCGGTTTCATAATCATATGTACGAGGGATTGAAGGAATTTGGTCATTTATGCGTTTTAGATCTTCTAATTCTTTTTTACCATCTTCTCCTTCCAATATTATTCCAGCTTGCTCCAATAACATTTCATATTCTTTTTTGGCTTCTTCAAGTGGTCTTTCTTTGGTATCGCTCTCATCTGTTTGTACATCATTTTTACTTAAAAGCTCATTTATTTTTTTGATTGCCGCTTCATAATCTTGAACAGTAGAATTGTCACCAAGAGTTTTATTTATTGATTCCAATTCCGCAATTTGTTCTTTGTCTAATTCTTCGTCAGAAAATAACAATTTAGCTTCCTTATATTCACTTTCGTATTTTGCTTTTATTTCTGTTAATTGATCATTTTGCTGAGTTTTAGGTTTTTCTTGATCAGACATAGGATCATCTTGTTGCACTCTGCCATTGTCGGCATTATTTGCTGATGAACCATCTTGATTTGTATTTCCAAATTGTCCTTGTTTAGCTAAACCATCTTGATTTGTATTTCCAGATTGTCCTTGTTTAGGTTTTTGGTCTTGTTGACCATTTTTATCTGGCGATCCTGGTTTAGAACCTTGATCGCCTTGTTGATCTGAGGGATTCATTACTTTATTATTTTTATTTTCTTCTTCTACTTTTTTTACTTCTTTTGTTTTAGTGCATGAAATAGCCACCAATGGTAAAAATGTAGTTGCACTTGCCAATAGTAAAATTCTTTTATTTTTCATTATCTCTCCTCGAAAAATTTATATGGTTATAATATACTAGCTGACTTATTAACATGAAATAAATATCTTTATTTATACAATTCATAATTATTTCCATATTTTTTTCATATCAATAAATGCGCAATTATTAAAACTTTTAAATATAAGTTATATTTTTAATTTTTAAATAAGGCTTATTAGTAAATTAATAAGACTAAAAAATCCCTAATTTATAGGGATAAAATATATTAATAATTATTTATTTTTTGCAGCATTTTCAATTTTAGTTACTAATGGAGTAATAATTTTATTAACTAATTTATTCGCTGCCTTGTCAATGAATTTAATTTTTAAAAGCGCAAATTTTTCAACTTTTTTAAGATTGTTAACAATCAATTTAGAAATTTTTTCAGATAAATCCTTAGAAATTACATTCTGATTGTCGATTAATACCATTAAATAAATTGTTTTACCTAAATTTTCAATAATGCTATTATCAAATAATTCAGAAAGTTGATCAGCTAGTTTAGCACCTATAGTTCTGACTCTATTTTTTTCTTTAATTTCATCTTCACTTCAATTTGAATCTGGTTTTTTAAAGTCTAATTTAACATTTTTGGTTTTTATATTGTTTTTTGTGTTTGTTAGTTCGATATTTAATGACCAACCAGCATTAATATTTTGATTTATTTTAGTAATTCTAATATCCTTTTCAAAAGTTACATTTTGTGATTTTAAAAAGTCTAAAATCATTTTTTCAGCTGCTTGATATTCGGTTTCTTTTTTATCTTTTTTTGCTTCATCAAGCGATGTTTTACCATTTTTAACACTTTTAGTTCCTACTTTATGAATAACATCTTTAAGTTCATTTGTAAATCATTTTTCAGTTACATAAAAATTATTAAATTCTTTTTGAAGCAATTTTTCAAATTCTTTAGCATCAGACTCAGTTTCGAATTGAACATTTATTTCTTCTGTTCTAATCTCTGGTTTAAGATTTGTAAAATCAAATTTGTCTACTTTATTAAATATATTTTGCAAGAATTCATTTTTTGTAAATTTTTTAGACAAACTTTTGCCTGAAAAATTTACAGATACATTTATAAAGTCATCATTGGATTGAGATGCTTGGTTTAATTGATTAACTAAATCATTTAATTTATCTTTAAGTTTTAAGTTCTCATCAGTGCTTAACTTAACTTCAAATGTAGTTTTAGCTTTAATTTGTTGCCCTGGTGTTGGATTTGGAATGTTTGTGCCATTTAATTTATCATCTTGCTTTTTCTCTGATTTCGCACAAGAAAAAGCAATAAGTGGCAATAATGATACTGGCGATAATGAGCCAAAAATAAATAATTTTTTAAGTGATTTTTTCATGATTCTCCTTTTATCAAGTGTAAACATTATATACATATATATATATATATATATATGAAAAACATATAGTTAAAAAATCACATAAAGATGGAAATTTAGAGTATTTTCCCAACTAAATTTATTTAAATTTTAAATTTTCAAACACCAAATAATATTAAAACTAATCAAATATTGCAAAAATCACTCAAAAATAAAAGGGAAAAATAAACATAGTTTTTCACATACCGCAGTTTTTGAAAGCCATTTTTGCTTACTTGCTTATTTTTTTTTTTTTTGTATACTAATGTTGCAGCAATCAATTAAGCAAAATTTATAAAAATATTGAGGAGATGAACTTTATGGGCATATTAATTTGCGAAAATTGTAATAAATTTTTTAATAACAATCAAGATATTTGTGATGTGTGTCAAAATAAATTAAAAATGTACTATTCAAGTGAAATTTTCGAGAACAAAAAATAAAAAAAGTCAAGATGAAAATCAAAATTGCGAAAACAAACACAATGACCAACAAGCGGAATATACATCAAACACAATAAAAATAGTGCAAAGAGAAACATACCTTGACACTATTTCAAACAATTGAGCTTATTTCGGTATCATTTTTGCCATTCTATTTCCACTAGTGGGATTAATTGTTTCATCAATCGCTTATCATAGGTCAGGCAGTTTAGAGGGACGTGGAGAAACATTATCTAAGGTGTCAATTTCAATTTCAATAATTCTAATGATTATTGACATTATCATTTTAATAATTATATTTGTAAGTCGCTCCGCTCATCCTATTACACATAGCAGTTGAAGATAATTTTTTGAAAAGGTAAATAAATAGAATTTGGTTCTATTTTTTTATTAAAAACAACACAGTAATTAGCTAAATACTGTGTTGTGATTGAATTTTTATTGAAAAAGTTCAATAAACTAATTAATATTTAATGCATCATCAATTATATTTATAGCGTTTTCATAAGGAGTGTATTTATTTGGATTACTTACAACATCACGCTCTAAATTTGACGGCACTTCTAAATCGATTTTGTTGTTGAATTCTTTATTTGTGCTTGCACCTATTAAATAATAATTGTTATCGTTGTTGTCGCTTTTGACAAAGCATACAGCAATACTAATTTCACTACTAAACAATTTATATTCACTAGAATCGATTCAATTTTGAATATATTTTTTATAAGATTCAATTAATTCCCGAGTTTCCCAGTTTCAAATAGCATACTTTATTTCCCCTCTATCCTAAATTATCAAATTTCACCTTATTAGGAAATGTTTTTATATATCAGCCATATTTACTGCTGTATACCTTCATCATATTCCAAACACTTAATTCAAAATTTGTAAATTTTAGCATTTCTTCTAATGATTTTATTTCACCGGTTTCAGTATTTTTAAAATATAAATTTTTACCACCTATACCACCTTTATAATAAAGTTTATCCATTGGGGTCTCATTAATGACTATTCGTTTAATATTTTTCGCCTAAACTTTTACTAAAAAATTATTTTTGGTTTTTAAAAAAATGTTCATAAATATACTCTCTATTTTTTCATAACCATGAAAAGTTTTCTTTTTCAAATCTAACACCATTTACAGAAATATTTTGATAATTGCATACAACACAAAAATAAAATTCATTACAAAATTCTTCGTAACTCTGGCATGACTTTAAGATTTCAACAATAGTTTTAAAATTAGAATTCTCTATGGTTCGTTCTAATTTAAGATTAAATTTTACAAAAACTTCAAGCATTTCCTTATTTTCTACATCTGGTGTGTTTTCTATCAATAACTCATCAGGTAATTTATCGTTTTTATCTTTTCATTCTATTAGGATTTTTTTAATACTAAAAAATGTATATATTTTAAAAATAGTCTTTAAGTTATTTGTTATAGTGAAAATAGGTAAAAAGCAAAAATAAAGACATGTTTCAACAAAATCATATACATTAAAACTCGATTGTTGCAACTCTTTTCAATTAACTATAAAAATTGAAATGCTGACAATTTGTAAAATAAAAGAAGCTAAACCTAGAATACTACATATGATAATTTCTTTTTTTCAAAATTTTAATTTAGAGTCAAATATATTGAAACAAATTTTATTTACTTTTCTTTGTTTATTTTTATTAATGTTATTCATCAATGATGAATAATTATCCTTTAATATTTTTTTATAGGTGATACTATTAACTTTTTTGAACCATAAACATGTCAATGAACATAACCAGTCAGCTAATATGAAAAGCAATCAAAAGATTATGGCTATAATTAATTTGCCAAAGGCTGTGAGCAAACCATCTTGAAACAATGTTATACCTCTCTCCTAGCCCAAATTATCAAATTTAACTTTGTTAGGAAATGTTTTGATATATCATCCATATTTTTTGCTATATACCTTTAGCATTTTTCATGAGCTCAACTCAAAATTTGTATACTTTAGCATTTCCTCTAATGATTTTATTTCACCAGTTTCAGTATTTTTAAAATGCAAATTCTTACCGCCAACGCCCCCTTCTCAATAAGGCTTATCCATAGGTGTTTCATTAACTACTATTCATTTAATATTTTTCATATTGCCAATTTGGATTGATATTTGCTCTGTTACTAACTTCAACTTATCCATTCTTTCTTGAAATTTATTATATTCATTTATGCTAACCGACAGATCATAAATATTTATCATTACACCAAAACTAGATAACCTCGAGCTAATAGTGCTAAGCTTAATAGCGCGTTCAGTAATTTTATAGTTAATTAATGATAATGCTTTAAATTTGGCATACTCAATACTTACAGAAAATGAAACTGCTTTTTTTATTACTCATGATGTGGGCTTTGTCTTTCACTCTTTAAAATTATTAATTAATTTTAAAACTAATGCCTGTTTTTTCTCAAAACTATTTATGATAATATCTAACATCGTAGAAATGGCTCCAAAAGTGGCAGCTGCTGCTGTTGCTCCTGTTGCAAATGGTAATGTTGCACCAAGGGTTGAAGGAGCTAATGCATAAAGACCAGCGGCAAGAGCACCTGCAGCAAAAGCTCCAGCTTTGAAGGCCATTGAGGCTATTCTTAGGTTTTTGATTTTCTTTGCTAGTGGATTAACTTTTTCTTCTATATTTTTTAACAATTCTTCAAACCTAGAAATTTCTTGAAAGATGTTTTTGCCATTTTCTGTGCCATCATCATTTACAGCAAATTTATTTTTTGCATCGGTAACAATTCTTTTATAGTAGCTATCAAATTGTTTATTTAATTCTTTTTTCTCATTTTTAGACTTTCTTTTTTCTTCTAACAGCTTATTTCTTATTTGCTTAAATAAATTTTTCTTAAAGTCCTCTTTATTTAGATCAATATTTTTTATGGCATCTTCGCTTAATAAATTTGCTTTTTTATATTTATTTATTAAAGCGTCGCATAATTGATCTTTTTCGCTTTCAGTTATGCTGTTCATTATTTGTTTAGTGGATGCTTTTTCCTTATTCATTTTATTTGTAAGTGAGTCAAAAAGTTCACTATTTTCATTAATCATATTATTGAAAAGTTTTGTTAATTGCTCATTATTAACATCATTTTCACTATCAATACCATTTTGAGCTTGCACAACCGAAACGGGTGTTAAACTGGTAAATGTGTTTATTTGTTTTGAAATTGAAAATACATTTTTCATATTACTCCGTTATTTAAAAATCTTATTTTTAAAGGTTTATTAATATAGTATATTCTTAAATTAAATTTTTCTGGAATGAGTAAAATTCGGGTGTGTTGCTTGTCAAGCAATTTAATATCGTAAATATTATACGCTAATTTAAACCAGGACAAAAAAGTTAACACTGAGGTATTGGCTTTTTTGTCCTAGTTTATTGCACTTGCTTTTTTAGTGTCTTTTTTAGCGTTTTTACCTATAAAATTTTGATGTAATATTACCTCTCTAATTCGCATTTTTGGGCGATATTTTGAACCTTGAAATCGAGTATAAAAATCGTCAACTTCGATATGAATTTTCTTGTAATTTTTCGCTTAAATACCGACGTATTTTCGTTATATTTTTTGTCATTTTTTTCAATAATTTGCTGCGATATTTTAAAGCGTTTTTTCTTCTCATATAGCAACTGTTTAGATGGTTTTAAATTAACTAATTCATTAGGTAATTTTTGATTATTTAAATCACTTATAATGCAGAATTTTATTAAATCAAAATCATATTTTGAACATTTTAAACGCTTAATAATATCGTCGTGATAATGCGTTATTCGATGCTTTTTGCCCCTTGCATCTATGTATTCATACATCGTATAATTTAGTTTAAAAATACCTCCAGGCGTTATTCAACACTTGGATTTTCTTTTAGAAATCTTTCATTCTGGGTGTAATATAAAACGATTTTTTGTTCTAAATTCTTGTTCTATCACATTTAATTCTTGTGCTTTTTTAGCATAAAAATTACTTAAATATAAGTCATTGTTAAATATATTAATATGAAAATCAATAGCATAAAAATTATGAAAAAACATAGTACAACTATGCTTTAATATACATTACATACGCATTGTTCTGCGTTTTTTGATTTGGTGTTCTGGCTCTTGCTCAAGTTCTTGTGAATTTTGATTTAAAAGGTTTCTTTTTTCTAATTCTTCATCAATGATTGAAGTGTTTTCAACACAATATCTTTCTTTAATAAATCAAGTAGATATCTCTTCCATTGGTCAACCAGAATTGCCGAATATTTCTTTACTAAAATCTTTAAACTCATTGCTAAAAACACTTTTATCAATTCATTCACCTAAAGATTCTTTTTCATAAGCGTTTTTGAATTCTAAAAGTTCATTATCTTCTACATTAAAGAAAAAATAGTCTTGTTGAATTTTGGTTAATTTGTCTGAATTGATGCGAAATTCATCATAAAAATTTAAACTTGTTCTTCTTTTACCTCAAGGAAGAGTAAGACTACTCCATATAGTTCCATCTGATACTCTATAATCTCTAAATTCTTCTGTGTTAAGGATATCTTTTTTAACTAAATCGATAATTTCAACGACATTATAACCTTTATCTAATAGTTCATTGTCATATAGATAATGATAAATGGGGGTGTAAATCCTATCAACCTTTAATTCTTCTTTTGCTATATCTATTCCAGCATCAACTGGATTTAGTTCTGCCATTGTGCGGTTTGTTCTATGATAACTAACAACAAAAGCATTGGCTTTTCTAATTGTTTCAGTTTCTTTATTATCAAATAGATTTTTTCATCATCCTTTTTCTTGCTCAAAACTTGCTTGGCTTGCATACAGTAATTCGGGTTCAATAATAGGTTCTTGTTTATCGTTATATCCTGTAATACTTAAATTCATTAATGAGATGTGGTCATTTTTAAAGTTCTTCTCAATCTCAGTGATAATTTGCATTGCATAATTAAAAGGGAGTTGATCTACTCTCGGAAAATTATCTTCTCCATAAGCAACTTCAAAATCTTTTGAGCGCATTCTAAAAATTTGTGAACAATCAAGTAAACTATCTTTAAAAAATAAAGAATCAGAATTTGTTGCACTTGCAGGAATAAAAATTTCTGTAGAAAATCTGTCTTTTCCCATTTTCTCTTTATTAGCACTTCGCGCTTTAACAAAATAATACATATCCTCATTACCGTTATATCAAATAACAACAGGATGTCCATTAATTGGTTGCCCAAAAACATTAAAAAGTATATTATGTTTAGGTAAATATGGGGTGAATTTATCAAATTGCATAAAAATTTGCCTCCAAAATTTCTTATATTTAAATTATATTATTTTGCCATAAATGAAAAAGCGCTTGCTAAACCAGGACAAAAAAGTTAACACTGAGGTGTTGGCTTTTTTGTCATGGTTTACAACTATGTTTTAATATACATTACATACGCATTTTTCTGTGTTTTTGGACTTGTTGCTTAAGTTCATGTGAATTTTGATTTAAAAGGTTTCTGTTTTCTAATTCCTCATCGATGATTGAATTATTTTCAATGCGGAATCTTTTTTGGATGTATCAACTAGCCATTTTTTCTATTGGCAAATAGTAATCTTCAAATTCTTGTTTGATATAATCTTCAAATTCATTGATAAAACAACTATTGTCAATTCATTCACCTAATGATTCATTTTCATAAGCCTTTTTGAATTCTAAAAGTTCATTATCTTTTACATTATTGAAAAAATGGTCTTGTTGAATCTTAGTTAATTTGTCTGAATTGATGCGATATTCATCAACACTATTTAAACTTGTTCTTCTTTTGCCTCAACGAAGTGTAAGACTACCTCAAACATCAGCATCAGATACTTTATAGTCTTTAAATTCTTCTGTGTTAAAGATATCTCTTTTGACTAAATCGATAATTTCAACGACATTATAACCTTTATCCAATAGTTCATTATCATATATATAATGATAAATAGGATAGTTAATTCTATATCTTAACTCTTCATTTACTATATAAATACCATCTTTAATAGAATTTAATTCGGCTGCTTGGTGCGTTTTCTTAAAATAATCATCTACAAACTTATTAACTTTTCCTATGGTTTCATTATTAGTTAAATTATGATATCATCCTTTTTCTTGCTCAAAACTACCTCCACTCGCATATAGCAATTCTGGTTCAATAATAGGTTCTTGTTTATCGTCATACCCTGTAATACTTACATTCATTAATGAGATGTGGTCATTTTTAAGGTTTTTTTCAATTTCATTGATAATTTGTGTAGCGTAATTAAAAGGGAGTTCATCCACACTTAAAGTCTTATTATTTCCATAAGCAACTTCAAAATCTTTCCCACGCATTCTAAAAATTTGTGAACAGTCAAGTAGACTATCTTTAAAAAATAAAGAATCAGAATTTGTTGCACTTGCAGGAATAAGAATTTCTGTTGGTAATTTATCTCTTATTATTCCTTTTTTAGAAGCACTTCGTGCTTTGGCAAAATAATACATATCCTCGTTATCGTTATATCAAATAACAACAGGGTGTCTATCTATTGGTTGCCCAAAAACATTAAAAAGTATATTATGTTTAGGTAAATATGGGGTGAATTTATCAAATTGCATAAAAAATTTGCCTCCAAAATGTCTTATATTTAAATTATAT contains:
- a CDS encoding MAG0920 family protein: MFQDGLLTAFGKLIIAIIFWLLFILADWLCSLTCLWFKKVNSITYKKILKDNYSSLMNNINKNKQRKVNKICFNIFDSKLKFWKKEIIICSILGLASFILQIVSISIFIVNWKELQQSSFNVYDFVETCLYFCFLPIFTITNNLKTIFKIYTFFSIKKILIEWKDKNDKLPDELLIENTPDVENKEMLEVFVKFNLKLERTIENSNFKTIVEILKSCQSYEEFCNEFYFCVVCNYQNISVNGVRFEKENFSWLWKNREYIYEHFFKNQK
- a CDS encoding variable surface lipoprotein: MKKSLKKLFIFGSLSPVSLLPLIAFSCAKSEKKQDDKLNGTNIPNPTPGQQIKAKTTFEVKLSTDENLKLKDKLNDLVNQLNQASQSNDDFINVSVNFSGKSLSKKFTKNEFLQNIFNKVDKFDFTNLKPEIRTEEINVQFETESDAKEFEKLLQKEFNNFYVTEKWFTNELKDVIHKVGTKSVKNGKTSLDEAKKDKKETEYQAAEKMILDFLKSQNVTFEKDIRITKINQNINAGWSLNIELTNTKNNIKTKNVKLDFKKPDSNWSEDEIKEKNRVRTIGAKLADQLSELFDNSIIENLGKTIYLMVLIDNQNVISKDLSEKISKLIVNNLKKVEKFALLKIKFIDKAANKLVNKIITPLVTKIENAAKNK
- a CDS encoding variable surface lipoprotein, yielding MKNKRILLLASATTFLPLVAISCTKTKEVKKVEEENKNNKVMNPSDQQGDQGSKPGSPDKNGQQDQKPKQGQSGNTNQDGLAKQGQFGNTNQDGSSANNADNGRVQQDDPMSDQEKPKTQQNDQLTEIKAKYESEYKEAKLLFSDEELDKEQIAELESINKTLGDNSTVQDYEAAIKKINELLSKNDVQTDESDTKERPLEEAKKEYEMLLEQAGIILEGEDGKKELEDLKRINDQIPSIPRTYDYETAIEKINKLIGNNEDDEEDVAAESEAI
- a CDS encoding Mbov_0400 family ICE element protein, which encodes MQFDKFTPYLPKHNILFNVFGQPINGHPVVIWYNGNEDMYYFVKARSANKEKMGKDRFSTEIFIPASATNSDSLFFKDSLLDCSQIFRMRSKDFEVAYGEDNFPRVDQLPFNYAMQIITEIEKNFKNDHISLMNLSITGYNDKQEPIIEPELLYASQASFEQEKGWWKNLFDNKETETIRKANAFVVSYHRTNRTMAELNPVDAGIDIAKEELKVDRIYTPIYHYLYDNELLDKGYNVVEIIDLVKKDILNTEEFRDYRVSDGTIWSSLTLPWGKRRTSLNFYDEFRINSDKLTKIQQDYFFFNVEDNELLEFKNAYEKESLGEWIDKSVFSNEFKDFSKEIFGNSGWPMEEISTWFIKERYCVENTSIIDEELEKRNLLNQNSQELEQEPEHQIKKRRTMRM
- a CDS encoding Mbov_0400 family ICE element protein, whose product is MQFDKFTPYLPKHNILFNVFGQPIDRHPVVIWYNDNEDMYYFAKARSASKKGIIRDKLPTEILIPASATNSDSLFFKDSLLDCSQIFRMRGKDFEVAYGNNKTLSVDELPFNYATQIINEIEKNLKNDHISLMNVSITGYDDKQEPIIEPELLYASGGSFEQEKGWYHNLTNNETIGKVNKFVDDYFKKTHQAAELNSIKDGIYIVNEELRYRINYPIYHYIYDNELLDKGYNVVEIIDLVKRDIFNTEEFKDYKVSDADVWGSLTLRWGKRRTSLNSVDEYRINSDKLTKIQQDHFFNNVKDNELLEFKKAYENESLGEWIDNSCFINEFEDYIKQEFEDYYLPIEKMASWYIQKRFRIENNSIIDEELENRNLLNQNSHELKQQVQKHRKMRM